GGTGCCGTCGGCGGAGCTGTTGCCGGTGGCGTCCAGGCACTTTCCCGCCTGCGGGTTGACGATGTCCCGGGCAGCGGTGACCGTCCACTGCTGGGCGGCGGAACCGTTGCAGTCCCACAGCTGAGTCCGCGTTCCGTCGGCCGTGCCTCCCGAGTCCACGTCCAGGCACTTGCCGAGGGCGCGGATCGTGCCGTCACCGCCCACGGTCCACTGCTGGGCGCCGGTGCCGTTGCAGTCGTACAACTGCACGGCCGTGCCGTTGGCCGTGTCGGCTCCTGCCACGTCCACGCACTTGCCGCCGACGCCGGTGACGGGGCCGCTGCCGCCCGGCTGGGCGGTGCTGACGCGCACGTAGTCGACCAGGAGCTGCTGGGGGAAGGCCGTGCTGCCGTCGGGGTCCCCGGGCCAGTAGCCGCCGACCGCGAGATTGAGGATGAGGAAGAAGGGCTTGTCGAAGACCCACTGTCGGCCGCCGAGGTCGGCGGGCGTGCGCCGCTGGTAGACGGTGCCGTCGACGGACCAGGTGATCGTGTTCGGGCTCCAGTCGACCGCGAAGGTGTGGAACGCGTCGGCGAACGCCTGACCGCCGGGCAGGGTGTACCCGGCGCCGATGCCCGCGGAGCCCGAGTATCCGGGGCCGTGCAGGGTACCGTGGACCGTGGCCGGCTCGAAGCCCACGTTCTCCATGACGTCGATCTCGCCCGAGGCGGGCCAGCCCACCTGGCCGATGTCGTTGCCCAGCATCCAGAACGCGGGCCACATGCCCTGACCGCGCGGGACCTTCATCCGCGCTTCGACCCGGCCGTACGTCGTGGTGAAGCGGCCCGCCGTGTTCAGCCGGGCCGAGGTGTACTCGCACCGTCCGTACCAGCACTGGTAGTTGCCCGGGTTCTCCCGGCGGGCCGTGATCACCAGATGGCCCTGGCCGTCCAGAGCGGCGTTGCGGTTGCCCGCCGTGTAGTACTGCCGCTCGTGGTTGCTGACGTTGTCACCGGTCTCGGTCTGCCATCGGGCGCCGTTAACGGCCGAACCGGCGGGACCGTCGAACTCGTCGGAGAACGCGACGGCGGCCGCCGCGGACGTTGCGGCGGCGCGTGCCGGGGGGTCCGCGGCGAGCGCGGACGCGCCCTGCGCCGGCCCGGTGGACAGTGACGCGAAGGCCAGGATCGAGGCCAGCGGCAGGAGCAGGCGCCGAGGCAGGCGTGGAGAGGCCATGACTCTCCCTTCCTGATGAAGACGGACCATCAAGGCATGCTCATGACAGTCCGGGGCGCGGGAAGGCGTATCGCCCATGACCGCGCCGATTGGGTGGGGGGCGAACCAGCCCTGACGGGGGCTTAGTTCACTACGTGATTTAAGAAGTGAGTAATGACCCTGTCAAGAGTTTGGTATGGACCGGATACGTGGTGACGCGGAGCGTTCCCGAGCCGTGGCCCGCGCCGACGGGGGTGACGGCGCGGACCGCCGGGGGCGGTCCGGCGCCCGCGGGTCCCGAGGGGCAGGATGGAAGCATGAGCGTAGTCAAGATCAACGTACTGACCGTCCCGGCGGAGCAGCGGGAGACCCTCGAGAAGCGGTTCGCCGCACGAGCCCATGCCGTCGAGAACTCCGACGGATTCGAGTGGTTCGAGCTCCTTCGGCCCGTCGAGGGCACCGACACCTACCTCGTCTACACGCGGTGGCGTGACGAGGAGTCGTTCCAGGCGTGGAGGGACGGTCCGATGAAGTCCGCGCACCAGGGCGCCGGCGCGACGGAGGGCGAGCGGCCCAAGCCCGCGGCGTCGGGATCCGCCCTCTGGTCCTTCGAGGTGGTGCAGCAGGCGGTGCCGAAGGCCGAGTAGGCGGCACCTGCCCCACGCCGAGCGCCGAGGCGGCGAGGACGCCGGCGGGGGACCCGTGCGCGGATCCCCCGGTTCCTGCCCTCACCGGCTCCGCGCTCGGCCACCTGCGGCGTGCACGCCTCGCCGCGGCCGTACCGGCGGGCCCTGTCCGCGGCTGCTCACACGATCGGCCGGCCGAGATCGACGTCCTGAGATCCGAAAGTCCGGAAGGCCCGGGAGCCCCGGGGACCGGAGGCCTCACGTCCGGGGATCCCGAGGTCCCGCGGCCCCGGAGGTCTCGAGGTCCGCGGTCCGCAGGCCGCGAGGTCCCCAGGGTCGTGCGGCGACAACTGGGTTTCGCACCCGCGAACTTGACGCGCCATCATATAGTTGCGGCGGCTCGCGGCATCCCCTGTCCCCCGCCGCGCGGCCGACCCCACCGGAAAGGCACGACCCTGCGGAACGAACCGCGCAGCCGCACCCACGACGCGTCCCCCGCCCTGGCCTCGCCCCGCCGGTCGGTGTTCTCCCCCGCGGCGGACGTCATCGGGTCGGAACTCGATCTGCGGATGACCGGCAGCCACGTCGTGCACGCGCTGACCCCCGAGTTCTGTGACGCGGCCGCCGTGTACCTGCTGGAGCGGTGGCGCGTGGAGGAGAACGGGCGCGCCGGCGCGGACGCGCCCGGGATCGAGGCGCGCAGGATGGCGCTGCGCGTCGGACCGGGCGCGCTGGAGGACTGGGAGGGCGGGCTGCCGGTCGGCGAGGTGATCGCCTTCCCCCGGGAGACGCCGTACGCCCGTGCGCTCGCCGCCGGGCAGGCGCAGGTGCTCGACGCCGTGGACCCGCACACGTCCGAGCGGCTCGTCGCCGCCGGAGACGGTGAGGCGCGCGTCAGCGACCTGCTGCGTGTGGCGTCCTTCCTCGTCGTGCCCCTGCGGCTGCGGGACGTGCCGATCGGCTTCGTCACCTGCACACGGGGGCCGGGCCGTGCGCCGTTCGGCGCGGCCGACGTGGCCGCCGTGGAGGCACTGGCCGCGCGGGCCGCCGTAGCGCTGGACAACGGGCGCCGGTACGAGCGTGAGCGGCGGACCTCGCTGGCCATCCGCAACAGTCTGCCGCCGGGAACGGGCCAGGAGTTCGGGGGCTGCCGCACCGCGCACGGCTGGCTGCCCGCCGGGCGGGGCAACCTCGTCGGCGGTGACTGGTCCGACGTGCTGAGACGGCCTGGCGACCGGGCCGGCCTGATCGTCGGGGACGCCATGGGGCACGGCCCGGAGTCCGCCGTCGCGATGATCCAGCTGCGCACCGCCGTGCGTACCCTGGCGGGCCTCGACATCCCCGCGGCCGACCTCATAGGACGGCTCGACACGCTCGCCGGGGACTCCCCCGGCGTGTCGTTCGCGACCTGCATATACGCCGAGTGGGATGCCCGGCGGGGCACCTGCACCCTGGTGGGGGCCGGCCACCCGCCCCCGCTGCTGCGCGGACCGGACGGCCGCACCGCCCCGGTCAGGCTGGCCGGGACGGGTCTGCCGCTCGGGCTGGGTGCCGGCAGCTACGAGGAGACCGTGCTGAGCGTGCCGGATCCGGCCCTGCTGGTGCTCTACAGCGACGGTCTGGTCGAGTCCCGCGACGCCGACATCGACCAGGAGATCACCCGCCTCGCGCGGACCGTGGACGCGGTGACGGCCGCCGAGCCCATGGACGGCGCCGGGGCGGGCGCACTGCCTGCGCTGTGCCGCCGACTCCTGCACACCCCCTCCGGCGCGGCCGGGGCCGACGACCGCACCCTGCTGCTGGCCGAACTGACCCCGGCCCGCCGCTGATCCGCCGGGACCGACGCGTCTTCGGCCTCCGTGCGGGGGGTTTCGGTTCCTGCGGTTCCGCGCCGCGTCACTCAGTGTTCGCGGGCGGGAAGGCTGTCGAGGCCCGTGTCGCGCATGATGCGCCCGACGGTCCGCGTGAGTGTGCTGTCGGCGCCGATGACGGTCTCGGCGCCACCCGGCAGCAGATCGAGGTCCCGGTACCAGGCACGCAGGTCCGCCTCGGCGACCTCGTGGGCGATCGGCTTGGTGGCATGGCGTACGAGGGTCTCGGCGAGCGGCACATGGAGGTAGTAGCCGTGGGTCGGGCCGCGGTGGTCCGCGCGCAGCCGCTCGAGCATGGCCCCGTACCGGTCGGCGTACAGGATGCCTTCCAGGACGACGTGGTACCCGGCGTCCAGGGCGTAGCGGGCGACGGCCTCGATCAGCCCGATGTTCGCTCCGCCGGGGCGGTCGTGCTCGCGCAGCACGACCCGGCGGAGGTTGTCCTGCCCGACTATGGCCAGGCCCCGGCCGAAGCTGTCGCGAAGGCCTGCCGCCACCGCCGACTTCCCCGAGGCGCTGTTGCCCCGCAGCACGATCAGCCGGGTCTCCCGGGTGCCCACCATCACGGCGGTCAACGCTACCGGCACCGGCGCGGGTACCGGTACCGAGGCCGACGGCCCGGACGCGCGCCGGCCCCAGGACGACTCGGGCAGACCGCGTCTGACGGGGCCTCGGGCACCGGATCCTTCCGTGCGCGGGTTGTTCGAATCCATCGAAAATGTGAACGGGTGTACGTAACAGGGTCGTTGGGACGTAGGTTGTGGCTCGAACTGCTCACGCCTCGGCTGAAAGACGGACGCCCCTCATGACCGACCATGTGACCTCGCCCGGACCAGCGGCCCATCAGAAGATCGACACATCGGTGCCTCACTCGGCCCGTATCTGGAACTACTGGCTGGGGGGTAAGGACAACTACCCCGTCGACGAGCAGGCCGGTGACGCCTACACCGCCGTGTTCCCCGGCATCGTCACCATCGCACGGAGCAGTCGTGCGTTCCTGCGCCGCAACATCACGTATCTGGTCTCCGAGGCGGGCATACGCCAGTTCCTGGATGTCGGTACCGGCCTGCCGACCGCCGAGAACACCCACGAGGTCGCCCAGCGGATCGCGCCCGAGACCCGGATCGTGTACGTCGACAACGACCCGATGGTCCTGGCCCACGCCCGCGCGCTGCTGTACTCCACCGCGGAGGGCGCGACCTCCTACGTCGACGCCAATGTGCTGGAGCCGGAGCGCATTCTGGCGGCCGCCGCCGAGACGTTGGACTTCTCCCGCCCCACCGCGCTCATCCTCAGCAACATCCTGGGCCATGTCGCCGACTACGACCGGGCCCGTTCCATCGTCACGACGCTGATGGCGGCACTGCCGTCCGGCAGCTACCTCTCCGTCAACGACGGTTCACGGGGGATCGATCCGGTCTTCGAGGAGGCCCAGGACGCCTACAACGAAAGCGGCGCCGTCCCTTACAACCTGCGCTCCGTCGACGAGATCACGGGGTACTTCGAGGGACTGGAGCTGCTGGAGCCCGGAGTCGTCTCGGTCCCCCTCTGGCGCCCGGAGGTCACCTCCCCCGCCCCGGACGTCATCGGCGAGCACGGGGGCCTCGCCCGTAAGCCCTGACACGCGCCGAGGCCGCCGTTCCCGCCGGACGGCCGGACAACCGGACGTCGAGCGCTGAGGTCCGTCCCGCCGCACCGGCCACCAGGCCGGTGCGGCGGAGCCGTTCGGCTCCCCTGCTCGCCGGGCTCCGGGGCAGGCACCGCGCGTCCCGGTCACACCAGACGCCGGATGTCACCGCGGACCCGGTAGAAACCGCCGGCCGCCGTGTGCAGGGAGTCCACGACGTAGCGCGCCCCGGGTTCGCGTATCTCGCGCGGGAACTGGACGTTCAGGGACGAGTCGTAGCCGTCGGACACCACGTGCACCCGGATGCGGCCGGCCTCTTGGACGCACTCGACGACGACCGCTCCGGAGGGAGCCCGGGTCACGGTGGCCACCGTCGCCGCCGCCGTGGCGGGCGCGTAGGTCGGCAGGGCCTCGGCGAGCTTGACGTCCCTGGCCACCGGCACCGTGCCCTGCTGGGCCGCGGCGATGGCCGTCTCGCTCGCGTCCACGCACACCAGCGAGCCGTCCGTGGTCACCAGGTACAGCCGTTCGTCGCGGTACTGCATGGACAGCGCCGAACCGCCGCCCGTGCCCAGCTTCCACAGGCGCGTGCCGTCCCGGTCGAAGCAGTAGACCGACGACGACGCGTCACCGGCGAACACGAACCGCCCGCTGGGCGAGGTGGCGCACGAGTACACCGCGCTGTCGCAGCCGTAGGTGGCCTCGACCGCGCCGGTCGCCTTCGACAGACGCTGCACCACCTTGTGGGCGGTCCCCGCGTACACGGCGTCCTCCTCCTGCCAGCCGAACAGGACGCCACCGCGGGTGGGCGTGTGCCAGAGTTCACCGCCGCCGTCGGGCGCGTAGGCGGTGACTCCCCGGTGGTGACCGTGGTAGACGGCCCGGTCGTCCGCGCGGACCATCCAGGCGTGTTCGCCCTGGCTGCGCCGCGCCCACTGGTGCTCGTCCTCGTGGTCGATGACGGTGAGCCGGCCGTCGCGGTCCGAGACGTTCAGCAGGCCCTCGTGGATGTCCAGCCAGAAGATGTCGACGTCCGCCGTGATGTCGTACGCCGCGAACGGCAG
This Streptomyces sp. NBC_00377 DNA region includes the following protein-coding sequences:
- a CDS encoding ricin-type beta-trefoil lectin domain protein; this translates as MASPRLPRRLLLPLASILAFASLSTGPAQGASALAADPPARAAATSAAAAVAFSDEFDGPAGSAVNGARWQTETGDNVSNHERQYYTAGNRNAALDGQGHLVITARRENPGNYQCWYGRCEYTSARLNTAGRFTTTYGRVEARMKVPRGQGMWPAFWMLGNDIGQVGWPASGEIDVMENVGFEPATVHGTLHGPGYSGSAGIGAGYTLPGGQAFADAFHTFAVDWSPNTITWSVDGTVYQRRTPADLGGRQWVFDKPFFLILNLAVGGYWPGDPDGSTAFPQQLLVDYVRVSTAQPGGSGPVTGVGGKCVDVAGADTANGTAVQLYDCNGTGAQQWTVGGDGTIRALGKCLDVDSGGTADGTRTQLWDCNGSAAQQWTVTAARDIVNPQAGKCLDATGNSSADGTRLQIWTCTGAANQKWTVTR
- a CDS encoding antibiotic biosynthesis monooxygenase family protein, with product MSVVKINVLTVPAEQRETLEKRFAARAHAVENSDGFEWFELLRPVEGTDTYLVYTRWRDEESFQAWRDGPMKSAHQGAGATEGERPKPAASGSALWSFEVVQQAVPKAE
- a CDS encoding PP2C family protein-serine/threonine phosphatase, which produces MTGSHVVHALTPEFCDAAAVYLLERWRVEENGRAGADAPGIEARRMALRVGPGALEDWEGGLPVGEVIAFPRETPYARALAAGQAQVLDAVDPHTSERLVAAGDGEARVSDLLRVASFLVVPLRLRDVPIGFVTCTRGPGRAPFGAADVAAVEALAARAAVALDNGRRYERERRTSLAIRNSLPPGTGQEFGGCRTAHGWLPAGRGNLVGGDWSDVLRRPGDRAGLIVGDAMGHGPESAVAMIQLRTAVRTLAGLDIPAADLIGRLDTLAGDSPGVSFATCIYAEWDARRGTCTLVGAGHPPPLLRGPDGRTAPVRLAGTGLPLGLGAGSYEETVLSVPDPALLVLYSDGLVESRDADIDQEITRLARTVDAVTAAEPMDGAGAGALPALCRRLLHTPSGAAGADDRTLLLAELTPARR
- a CDS encoding kinase, whose amino-acid sequence is MVGTRETRLIVLRGNSASGKSAVAAGLRDSFGRGLAIVGQDNLRRVVLREHDRPGGANIGLIEAVARYALDAGYHVVLEGILYADRYGAMLERLRADHRGPTHGYYLHVPLAETLVRHATKPIAHEVAEADLRAWYRDLDLLPGGAETVIGADSTLTRTVGRIMRDTGLDSLPAREH
- a CDS encoding SAM-dependent methyltransferase → MTDHVTSPGPAAHQKIDTSVPHSARIWNYWLGGKDNYPVDEQAGDAYTAVFPGIVTIARSSRAFLRRNITYLVSEAGIRQFLDVGTGLPTAENTHEVAQRIAPETRIVYVDNDPMVLAHARALLYSTAEGATSYVDANVLEPERILAAAAETLDFSRPTALILSNILGHVADYDRARSIVTTLMAALPSGSYLSVNDGSRGIDPVFEEAQDAYNESGAVPYNLRSVDEITGYFEGLELLEPGVVSVPLWRPEVTSPAPDVIGEHGGLARKP
- a CDS encoding WGR domain-containing protein, translating into MATGSSTVSTTYLELSQDSGGAHKFYEVAVDGVVVTVRYGRIGASGQVQTTTFPTAEKARAAAARKVGEKVRKGYAPAVAGQRPPRAVTRRQVTSAPSTARAVAPVLWRFRTGSSAFGIHVDDDRCWVGNQSGDVYTLDHDGGVLARFSLPDGVKCLVADDFWIYAGCDDGKVYDLSSKLPFAAYDITADVDIFWLDIHEGLLNVSDRDGRLTVIDHEDEHQWARRSQGEHAWMVRADDRAVYHGHHRGVTAYAPDGGGELWHTPTRGGVLFGWQEEDAVYAGTAHKVVQRLSKATGAVEATYGCDSAVYSCATSPSGRFVFAGDASSSVYCFDRDGTRLWKLGTGGGSALSMQYRDERLYLVTTDGSLVCVDASETAIAAAQQGTVPVARDVKLAEALPTYAPATAAATVATVTRAPSGAVVVECVQEAGRIRVHVVSDGYDSSLNVQFPREIREPGARYVVDSLHTAAGGFYRVRGDIRRLV